One part of the Treponema sp. OMZ 787 genome encodes these proteins:
- a CDS encoding uracil phosphoribosyltransferase, translating to MGKVIMGAEALDGYLTEDDIRHLNEMNALYQEAIDNFTILEKEGGENKKKAKEEVIRLYTEMGHLMQNICKEIPQLKIFSFDTEHESHAEASRVIAKLRSIKTDHSEFLYYTQRSFEMLFKLAYKGHQKDKKNYLVVKTPVTDPVQNYAVHKITDIDHKIENTVMCVMLRGALLPSMILSKEIEEYSSHGYVTPFALFKIKRDDSRKEDDMQYILDLDKSYFNLKDLDGKDLIFADPMNATGGSLVTVVKHLKKLGIKPKSISCFHVISALKGALRIVRALDNCTLYTLWMDPALNASAYIMPGLGDAGDRINGSDNDETPRNIIQLLADYGSNIAGLYRSQLRQIEKTVLGN from the coding sequence ATGGGTAAGGTAATTATGGGAGCAGAAGCTCTTGACGGATATTTAACTGAGGACGATATAAGGCATCTTAATGAGATGAATGCTCTTTATCAGGAAGCTATTGACAATTTTACGATTTTAGAAAAGGAAGGCGGCGAAAATAAGAAAAAGGCAAAGGAGGAGGTTATAAGGCTCTATACCGAAATGGGGCATCTTATGCAGAATATCTGCAAGGAAATACCCCAGCTTAAAATCTTTTCCTTTGATACGGAACACGAAAGTCATGCAGAGGCTTCAAGAGTTATTGCAAAGCTCCGCTCTATAAAAACAGACCACAGCGAATTCTTATACTATACCCAGCGTTCCTTTGAAATGCTTTTTAAATTGGCTTATAAGGGACACCAAAAAGACAAAAAAAACTATCTTGTAGTAAAAACCCCTGTTACCGATCCGGTTCAAAACTATGCCGTTCACAAGATAACGGATATCGACCATAAAATCGAAAACACAGTTATGTGCGTCATGCTAAGAGGGGCACTCCTCCCTTCAATGATTCTTTCAAAAGAAATCGAAGAATATTCTTCTCACGGTTATGTAACCCCCTTTGCCCTCTTTAAGATAAAAAGGGATGATTCCCGCAAAGAAGACGATATGCAGTACATCCTTGATTTGGATAAGTCCTATTTTAACTTAAAAGACTTGGACGGCAAGGACCTTATTTTTGCAGATCCTATGAATGCAACCGGAGGAAGCCTTGTAACTGTTGTAAAGCACCTAAAAAAATTGGGTATCAAACCGAAATCCATAAGCTGCTTCCATGTAATTTCGGCATTAAAGGGTGCGTTGAGAATTGTACGGGCCTTGGATAACTGTACCCTTTATACTCTTTGGATGGATCCAGCCTTAAATGCTTCTGCTTACATAATGCCCGGTCTTGGAGACGCAGGAGACAGAATCAACGGAAGCGATAATGATGAAACTCCTCGAAATATTATCCAGCTTCTTGCAGATTACGGCTCAAATATTGCAGGGCTTTACAGGTCTCAGTTAAGACAGATAGAAAAAACCGTTTTAGGAAACTGA
- the gcvH gene encoding glycine cleavage system protein GcvH, which yields MEIKEDVKYLESHEWFKKEGNIGLIGISDYAQSEMGDVVFIELPEVGDEVTADKACATVESVKAVFEIISPMTGKVVEINEELLDAPEKINEDAFGSWFFKVELSAESSKLMDAGAYKGLCK from the coding sequence ATGGAAATTAAAGAAGATGTAAAGTATTTGGAATCACATGAATGGTTCAAGAAAGAAGGAAACATCGGTCTTATCGGTATCAGTGATTATGCTCAAAGCGAAATGGGAGATGTCGTCTTCATCGAACTTCCGGAAGTAGGAGATGAGGTAACAGCCGACAAGGCCTGTGCTACAGTAGAATCTGTAAAGGCTGTTTTTGAAATTATCAGTCCCATGACAGGAAAGGTTGTCGAAATAAACGAAGAACTTTTAGATGCTCCCGAAAAAATCAATGAAGATGCCTTCGGTTCTTGGTTCTTTAAGGTAGAGCTTTCCGCAGAATCTTCAAAGTTGATGGATGCAGGTGCATACAAAGGTCTTTGCAAGTAA
- a CDS encoding lipopolysaccharide assembly protein LapB, translating into MKKNIYIVFFSILIFASFTKAFAKGAVEEDLAGEYFSIAQSYAELKNYSKAVDFYLKAEKSEEYKNAVQYNLAQVYALQKDWDSCLKYIEPLYKEAPENIKLSTAYAYALASAGKEEKALLIYEKIYLEDKETPEYFFNYVRLLIIVKKYEKAKELLAESKEKFTQEDDKKTINSLEQEIEKLLNPPELKKDENKSSAEKDKADQSKTGTAS; encoded by the coding sequence ATGAAAAAAAATATTTATATCGTTTTTTTTAGTATCTTAATTTTTGCCTCTTTTACAAAAGCTTTTGCAAAAGGGGCTGTAGAAGAAGACCTCGCAGGAGAGTATTTTTCGATAGCCCAAAGCTATGCAGAGCTGAAAAACTATTCTAAGGCTGTAGATTTTTACCTTAAAGCCGAAAAATCTGAAGAATATAAAAATGCGGTCCAATATAATTTGGCTCAAGTTTATGCCCTTCAAAAAGATTGGGATTCTTGTCTAAAATATATTGAACCTCTTTACAAAGAAGCACCGGAAAACATAAAGCTATCTACAGCCTACGCCTATGCTCTTGCCTCAGCGGGAAAAGAAGAAAAGGCTCTTTTAATTTATGAAAAGATTTATTTGGAAGATAAGGAAACTCCCGAATATTTTTTTAACTATGTGAGGCTTTTAATTATAGTAAAAAAGTATGAAAAAGCAAAAGAACTTCTCGCCGAATCAAAAGAAAAGTTTACACAAGAAGATGATAAAAAAACTATCAATTCACTTGAGCAGGAAATTGAAAAACTTTTAAATCCGCCTGAACTAAAAAAAGATGAAAATAAATCAAGTGCCGAAAAAGATAAAGCAGATCAATCAAAAACAGGAACAGCCTCATAA
- a CDS encoding Rpn family recombination-promoting nuclease/putative transposase yields the protein MSTSNRKYKDSVFVDLFSEDEKAKENFLSLYNALHNTALSDKEQLKSIRLDQILYMTFYNDVSYLVDNKIIVLAEHQSTISPNMPLRCLEYVTRLYETLFESKEKYSRKLLYIPIPEFYVFYNGEETFPCDKALKLSDAFIEKTEEPNLELIVKVININHQKCHPVLKNCKTMYEYTIFVETVRKWKKTDPQNGFQKAIEECIANNILRDYLKRKTKEVLNMLLAEYDYETDIAVQRAEEREIAFAEGIEQGIEQGIEQGSYQKALETAAAFKRLGFDIAKIAEGTGLSLKEIEAL from the coding sequence ATGAGCACTTCAAACAGAAAATACAAAGACTCGGTTTTTGTTGACCTTTTTAGTGAAGATGAAAAAGCAAAAGAGAATTTTTTGTCGCTATATAATGCGTTGCATAATACTGCTCTTAGCGATAAAGAGCAACTGAAAAGTATAAGGCTTGACCAAATCTTGTATATGACATTTTATAATGATGTTTCTTATCTCGTAGACAATAAAATCATAGTTCTGGCGGAACATCAGTCCACTATCAGTCCCAATATGCCTTTACGCTGCCTTGAATATGTTACTCGATTATATGAAACACTCTTTGAGTCAAAAGAAAAATATAGCCGTAAATTGCTGTATATTCCAATTCCGGAATTCTATGTATTTTACAATGGAGAAGAAACTTTTCCTTGTGATAAGGCATTAAAATTATCGGATGCTTTTATTGAAAAAACAGAAGAACCTAATCTTGAATTGATAGTTAAGGTAATAAACATAAATCATCAAAAATGCCATCCTGTATTGAAAAACTGCAAAACAATGTATGAATACACCATATTTGTAGAAACGGTACGGAAATGGAAAAAAACTGATCCTCAAAACGGCTTTCAAAAAGCCATTGAAGAATGTATAGCAAACAATATCTTGCGTGATTATTTAAAACGCAAAACTAAGGAGGTATTAAATATGTTACTAGCCGAATATGATTATGAAACCGATATAGCCGTACAGCGTGCCGAAGAACGAGAAATCGCCTTTGCTGAGGGAATTGAACAAGGCATTGAGCAAGGTATTGAACAAGGCTCATACCAAAAAGCTCTTGAAACAGCGGCAGCATTTAAACGGCTTGGTTTTGATATTGCTAAAATAGCCGAAGGAACAGGATTAAGCTTAAAAGAAATAGAAGCGTTATAA
- the gcvPA gene encoding aminomethyl-transferring glycine dehydrogenase subunit GcvPA, giving the protein MSNYIPHSAEETKEMLDLIGVKSIDDLYGFECKDCKTVDVGEGRTQAEVEKFFQNLSSENTVFKSILRGAGAYNHYAPAAVRHLASREEFLTAYTPYQPEMNQGELQAGFEYQSMICELTGMDVSNASVYDGGTAVADAIVMSLGRKQNKVLISECVEPSSIEIAKTYLKHSGVEFVMIPKDGYKTDVSKIKDLLDETVGAVIMQQPNRFGTIEDCEAVGKMVEGTKTQFVMSCNPISLAILKTPKECGASIALGEGQALGLPLGAGGPYLGFLSTIEDNMRKIPGRIIGQSTDHDGRRAFVLTLQAREQHIRREKASSSICSNQALCALRASMFMTAYGKEGLKTVANVSLSNAHYFADELKKIGLTVKNNGEFFHEFVTDGKGKADAILSNLEKNGVLGGLKICDDAILWCTTDVLSKCELDKAVKIIKEVL; this is encoded by the coding sequence ATGTCAAATTATATTCCTCACTCAGCTGAGGAAACAAAAGAGATGCTTGATCTCATCGGTGTCAAATCTATTGATGACTTATACGGTTTTGAATGTAAGGACTGTAAAACGGTTGATGTAGGCGAGGGCAGAACTCAAGCAGAAGTTGAAAAGTTTTTTCAAAATTTAAGCAGTGAGAACACTGTTTTTAAATCGATATTAAGAGGAGCCGGTGCTTACAACCATTATGCTCCCGCAGCCGTAAGACACTTGGCTTCAAGGGAAGAGTTCTTAACGGCATACACACCTTATCAGCCTGAAATGAATCAGGGCGAGCTTCAAGCAGGTTTTGAATATCAGTCAATGATCTGCGAGCTTACCGGAATGGATGTTTCCAATGCCAGCGTTTATGACGGAGGCACGGCAGTCGCAGATGCTATAGTTATGTCCTTAGGACGAAAACAAAACAAGGTTTTAATTTCCGAATGTGTTGAACCCAGCTCAATCGAAATTGCTAAGACCTATTTAAAACACAGCGGTGTCGAATTTGTAATGATTCCGAAAGACGGTTATAAAACCGATGTTTCAAAGATTAAGGATCTTTTGGATGAAACAGTCGGAGCCGTTATTATGCAGCAGCCCAACCGCTTCGGTACAATCGAAGACTGTGAAGCTGTAGGAAAAATGGTAGAAGGCACCAAAACCCAGTTTGTAATGAGCTGCAATCCTATTTCTTTGGCAATCCTAAAAACGCCGAAAGAATGCGGTGCTTCAATTGCTTTGGGTGAAGGACAGGCCTTAGGTCTTCCTCTTGGAGCAGGCGGCCCCTATCTAGGCTTCCTTTCTACAATCGAAGACAATATGCGAAAAATCCCCGGCCGAATCATCGGACAATCAACTGACCATGACGGAAGAAGAGCCTTTGTTCTAACTCTTCAAGCCCGCGAACAGCATATCAGACGCGAAAAAGCAAGCTCAAGTATCTGTTCTAACCAAGCTCTTTGTGCTTTGAGGGCTTCTATGTTTATGACAGCCTACGGAAAAGAAGGATTAAAAACCGTTGCAAATGTTTCTTTAAGCAATGCACACTATTTTGCAGATGAGCTTAAAAAAATCGGCTTAACCGTAAAAAATAACGGCGAGTTCTTCCATGAGTTCGTAACGGACGGAAAGGGAAAGGCCGATGCAATTCTTTCAAATCTTGAAAAAAACGGTGTTTTAGGCGGTTTAAAGATTTGCGATGATGCCATTCTTTGGTGCACAACCGATGTTCTTTCAAAATGCGAACTTGACAAGGCCGTAAAAATCATTAAGGAGGTATTGTAA
- the gcvT gene encoding glycine cleavage system aminomethyltransferase GcvT: MKRTPYYETLLAKGGKFVEFGGYEMPIQFAGILKEHLAVRNNVGLFDVSHMGEFYIEGDNAEAAVNALITNDIRGMADGDVRYTLMCNEKGGIVDDFLVYRYNQKKFLLVVNAGNHDKDYDWVKKYLDKSVTFTDRSPEIAQLAIQGPNAPALVKKFIDASAMPSAYYTFKTFQCPKGEVIVSQTGYTGEEGYEIYCPKEWALELFDQVMKAGEEFGIELCGLGCRDTLRLEAGMPLYGHEMTEETLATEVTLKPFIKLEKEDFIGKKALEANEAKKIRKGFKMIDRGIARDHDKVFLGDKEIGYVTTGTSSPSLKVGIGHMRIDRGIKDEEVFIEVRGKKLKAKIVPTSFLKEIKG; encoded by the coding sequence ATGAAAAGAACACCTTATTATGAAACTTTGCTCGCCAAAGGCGGCAAGTTTGTTGAGTTCGGCGGATATGAAATGCCTATTCAATTCGCCGGTATCTTAAAGGAGCATCTTGCTGTACGCAACAATGTGGGACTTTTCGATGTTTCGCACATGGGAGAGTTCTATATTGAAGGAGATAATGCCGAAGCTGCCGTAAATGCTCTTATTACGAACGACATTAGGGGAATGGCTGACGGAGATGTCCGCTATACTCTTATGTGCAACGAAAAGGGCGGAATTGTCGATGACTTCCTTGTTTACCGCTATAATCAAAAGAAATTCCTCTTGGTTGTAAATGCAGGAAACCACGACAAGGACTATGACTGGGTAAAAAAATATTTGGATAAGAGCGTTACCTTTACAGACCGCTCGCCTGAAATTGCCCAGCTTGCAATTCAGGGCCCCAATGCTCCTGCCTTGGTAAAAAAGTTTATTGATGCTTCAGCAATGCCCTCCGCTTATTACACATTTAAAACCTTCCAATGCCCCAAGGGAGAAGTAATCGTTTCTCAGACAGGCTATACCGGCGAAGAAGGCTACGAGATCTACTGCCCCAAAGAATGGGCTTTAGAGCTTTTTGATCAGGTTATGAAGGCCGGAGAAGAATTCGGAATTGAGCTTTGCGGCTTAGGCTGCCGGGACACATTACGCCTTGAAGCCGGAATGCCCTTGTACGGCCATGAAATGACTGAAGAAACCTTGGCTACCGAAGTAACCTTAAAACCCTTTATTAAACTTGAAAAAGAAGACTTTATCGGTAAAAAAGCTCTCGAAGCCAACGAAGCTAAAAAAATCAGAAAAGGCTTTAAGATGATTGACCGCGGTATTGCACGAGATCACGACAAGGTTTTCTTAGGAGATAAGGAAATCGGTTATGTTACCACAGGAACTTCTTCGCCCTCATTAAAAGTCGGTATCGGACACATGAGAATTGACCGAGGAATTAAAGATGAAGAAGTATTTATTGAAGTACGCGGTAAAAAGCTCAAGGCTAAAATAGTACCTACAAGTTTCTTAAAAGAAATTAAGGGCTAA
- the lpdA gene encoding dihydrolipoyl dehydrogenase, with protein MYDLIVLGGGPGGYVAAIKAGRAGLKTALIEKNRLGGTCLNKGCIPTKYLLHTAEVFGSFAENDLGLSGENLKYDINSIYEKKNAVIDKLVGGIEKIIENAGVDFFNAEGKITSKSSVNVDGKELEFKNLIIATGSSVFAPPIAGIETAMTSDDILGKEPVDFKSVIIIGGGVIGIEFATMYANLGKEVTIVELEKTILPPFDRDIAMQQALVLKKKGVKIINGAMVTKIEKTGCTFTLKEKEEHIIADAVIVCIGRIAEIKDIGLEAAGIEHDKRGIITDACMKTNVDGIYAIGDAVKGNVMLAHNAENQGHLVVENIVNNTKHEKQDVIPSCVYSTPEIAGVGLSEKEAEAKGITVKIGKVPMGSNGKSVLSGLDVGFIKVLFDQEDRLVGCQMMCDSATDMIGAIGTLVTNKAKRENILKSMYPHPTVVEAFYEAVEDVEKSATHMIYKK; from the coding sequence ATGTATGATTTAATTGTTTTGGGCGGAGGCCCGGGCGGTTATGTTGCTGCCATAAAAGCAGGGAGGGCAGGGTTAAAAACCGCTCTTATCGAAAAAAACAGGCTGGGGGGAACCTGTCTAAATAAGGGCTGTATTCCTACAAAATACCTTCTTCATACAGCCGAAGTATTCGGAAGCTTTGCCGAAAACGACCTGGGTCTTTCAGGTGAAAACTTAAAATACGATATAAATTCCATCTACGAGAAAAAAAATGCCGTTATTGATAAACTTGTAGGCGGAATCGAAAAAATAATCGAAAATGCAGGGGTTGATTTTTTTAATGCAGAAGGCAAAATCACTTCAAAATCTTCAGTAAATGTAGACGGAAAAGAACTTGAGTTTAAAAACCTTATAATCGCAACAGGATCTTCTGTATTTGCTCCTCCCATAGCCGGAATCGAAACAGCTATGACCTCAGACGATATTTTGGGAAAAGAGCCTGTCGATTTTAAGAGTGTCATCATAATCGGCGGCGGCGTTATCGGTATTGAGTTTGCTACAATGTACGCCAATTTAGGAAAGGAAGTTACTATCGTAGAACTTGAAAAAACGATCCTTCCTCCCTTTGACAGAGATATTGCAATGCAGCAAGCCCTTGTTCTAAAAAAGAAGGGTGTAAAGATAATAAACGGTGCCATGGTAACAAAAATCGAGAAAACCGGCTGTACCTTTACACTTAAAGAAAAAGAAGAACATATTATAGCTGATGCCGTAATCGTATGTATCGGCCGAATTGCCGAAATAAAAGACATCGGCCTTGAGGCTGCCGGAATTGAGCATGATAAGAGAGGTATAATCACAGATGCCTGCATGAAGACAAATGTTGACGGTATCTATGCTATTGGAGACGCTGTAAAAGGAAACGTAATGCTTGCCCACAATGCCGAAAATCAGGGCCATCTGGTTGTAGAAAATATTGTAAACAATACCAAACATGAAAAGCAAGATGTTATTCCTTCCTGTGTATACTCCACACCTGAGATTGCAGGTGTAGGTCTTTCGGAAAAAGAGGCGGAAGCCAAAGGTATAACTGTAAAAATCGGTAAGGTTCCCATGGGTTCAAACGGAAAATCGGTGCTTTCCGGCTTGGATGTGGGCTTTATTAAGGTTCTCTTTGATCAAGAAGACAGGCTTGTAGGCTGTCAGATGATGTGCGATTCGGCTACAGATATGATAGGAGCTATCGGAACTCTTGTAACAAACAAGGCGAAGAGGGAAAATATCTTAAAATCCATGTATCCTCATCCGACGGTAGTCGAAGCATTCTATGAGGCCGTAGAAGATGTCGAAAAGTCGGCTACACACATGATTTATAAAAAATAA
- a CDS encoding SPOR domain-containing protein — MKFNVKKILFFLFSLFFLHSLIGQDSLPQNIQKIIKNGFTKKNPIEVSSFIEAEIKKIPSKDEKIIALSILADYEERFDLFSRAGKHYLEAAELSAAIGEKTILTKALGAFLLADNITEASELCNSRLLPAVKEPFSKEDIKILTFFEWLKLKSDEEASLTNIRKYVIDSRFKEFHPALLLSLWWIEGDKKAENTLLKKFPNSIEAGVVRGDTILSPKTFWYLMPKNISFKEPDAEHEEISLGQVHSQSTEKFSAKFYQTGFFKTENFAKGLSDELKKKGFTVTIKKEDRGSETFFSVLVKEDGKGDMVIRLKSEGYEAVPVFD, encoded by the coding sequence ATGAAATTTAATGTAAAAAAAATATTGTTTTTTTTATTTTCTCTCTTTTTTTTACATAGCCTTATAGGTCAAGACTCCTTACCTCAGAACATTCAAAAGATTATCAAAAACGGTTTTACAAAAAAAAATCCTATTGAAGTTTCTTCATTTATTGAAGCCGAAATAAAAAAGATTCCTTCAAAAGATGAAAAAATTATAGCTCTATCTATTTTGGCCGATTATGAAGAAAGATTCGATTTATTTTCACGAGCCGGCAAACACTATCTTGAAGCTGCAGAGCTTTCCGCTGCTATCGGGGAAAAAACTATTTTAACAAAGGCTCTAGGAGCCTTTCTTTTAGCAGATAACATAACCGAGGCTTCCGAACTTTGCAATAGCCGCTTATTACCGGCGGTTAAAGAACCTTTTTCAAAAGAAGATATAAAAATCCTCACTTTTTTTGAATGGTTAAAACTAAAATCTGATGAAGAAGCCTCTCTTACAAACATCAGAAAATATGTTATCGACTCCAGATTTAAAGAATTTCATCCGGCTCTTCTTTTAAGCCTTTGGTGGATAGAAGGAGATAAAAAGGCTGAAAATACCCTCTTAAAAAAGTTTCCTAACAGTATTGAAGCCGGTGTTGTAAGAGGCGATACGATTTTAAGTCCTAAAACTTTTTGGTATTTAATGCCGAAAAATATTTCGTTTAAGGAACCTGATGCTGAACATGAAGAGATCTCCTTAGGCCAAGTTCATTCACAAAGTACAGAAAAATTTTCCGCAAAATTTTATCAAACCGGTTTTTTTAAAACCGAAAACTTTGCAAAAGGCCTTTCTGATGAACTAAAAAAGAAAGGCTTTACCGTAACAATAAAAAAAGAAGATAGGGGGAGTGAAACCTTTTTTTCGGTTTTAGTTAAAGAGGACGGCAAGGGAGATATGGTTATACGCTTAAAAAGCGAAGGTTATGAGGCTGTTCCTGTTTTTGATTGA
- a CDS encoding D-2-hydroxyacid dehydrogenase: MSEKLNLVILDGFTSNPGDLSWDELKTVSNLTIYDKTSADELIERCKEADAVLTNKVAFSKEIMDALPRLKYIGVLATGYNIVDVEAARAKNICVTNIPSYSTDSVAQLVFALIFHFYWHVKEHSDEVMAGKWTSSPHFCYHSFDIRELSNKTLGIVGFGNIGQAVTKIAIAMNMKVIYFNRSSKTVKGFEGAKQVSLDELFSSSDIISLNCPLTEETKEIVNADSLKKIKKTCIIINTGRGPLINEKDAAEALKEKRLAGLACDVLSSEPPAKDNPLFRAPNCIITPHMAWQTFEARERLIKIAADNVKAFISGKEINRVN, translated from the coding sequence ATGAGTGAAAAATTAAATTTGGTTATTCTTGACGGGTTTACTTCCAATCCCGGAGACCTTTCTTGGGACGAGTTAAAAACCGTTTCCAATCTTACAATATACGATAAAACAAGTGCAGATGAGCTTATTGAAAGGTGTAAGGAGGCAGATGCCGTTCTTACAAATAAGGTCGCTTTTTCTAAAGAAATAATGGACGCCTTGCCTCGTCTTAAATATATAGGTGTTTTGGCTACAGGATACAATATTGTCGATGTCGAAGCTGCGAGGGCTAAAAATATCTGTGTAACGAATATTCCGTCGTACAGTACGGACAGTGTGGCCCAACTCGTTTTTGCCCTTATTTTTCATTTTTATTGGCATGTAAAAGAGCACAGTGATGAGGTTATGGCCGGAAAATGGACTTCTTCTCCTCATTTTTGCTATCACAGTTTCGATATAAGGGAGCTTTCAAATAAAACCCTTGGGATTGTAGGCTTCGGCAACATAGGTCAGGCTGTTACAAAAATTGCCATTGCCATGAACATGAAGGTAATCTACTTTAACCGTTCGTCAAAAACCGTCAAGGGCTTTGAAGGAGCAAAACAGGTTTCACTCGATGAGCTTTTTTCTTCTTCCGATATAATAAGCTTAAACTGCCCTTTAACTGAAGAAACAAAAGAAATCGTAAATGCAGATTCTTTAAAAAAAATAAAAAAAACTTGTATCATAATCAATACCGGAAGGGGCCCTCTTATAAACGAAAAAGATGCAGCTGAGGCTTTAAAAGAAAAGAGGCTTGCAGGACTTGCCTGCGATGTTTTGAGCTCAGAACCTCCGGCTAAGGATAATCCCTTGTTTAGAGCTCCTAATTGCATTATAACGCCACACATGGCCTGGCAGACCTTTGAGGCAAGGGAAAGATTGATAAAAATAGCTGCCGATAACGTAAAAGCCTTTATTTCCGGTAAAGAGATAAACAGAGTAAATTAA
- the gcvPB gene encoding aminomethyl-transferring glycine dehydrogenase subunit GcvPB has protein sequence MSELIFEKSVKGHKFAEAKLTVPEYKLDSKYLRASDAKLPEVSELEFVRHYMELSKRTHGVDNGFYPLGSCTMKYNPKLNEEVAALPNFTNIHPLQPEHTMKGCVEVMGDLGKKLGEITGMDAFSLQPSAGAHGEFTALLVIRAYHEKRGDHARNKILVPDSAHGTNPASAAMVGCEIVNIPSDKDGNVDIEELKKTVGNDTAALMLTNPNTLGLFETHIKEIAEIVHKAGGLLYYDGANLNAIMGRVRPGDMGYDIVHLNLHKTFSTPHGGGGPGSGPIGCKKFLEEFLPVPVVTGSDGSYKLDYNRPYSIGRVRNFYGNFLVFLRAYAYILTLGSEGIRESSGYAVLNANYLKKKLEKEYEVAFDRTCMHEFVLTLDKIKEETGVSALDIAKGLIDDGIHPPTMYFPLIVHEALMFEPTETESKSTLDFTAEVMIKLKKEAYSNPEKLHGYPYTRPIGRVDETKAAREPVLRYKACCCDCK, from the coding sequence ATGAGCGAATTGATTTTTGAAAAATCCGTAAAGGGTCATAAATTTGCCGAAGCAAAATTAACCGTACCCGAATACAAACTTGATTCAAAATATTTAAGAGCAAGCGATGCAAAACTTCCTGAAGTTTCGGAACTTGAATTTGTACGCCACTATATGGAATTAAGCAAGAGAACTCACGGCGTAGATAACGGCTTTTATCCCTTAGGTTCTTGTACAATGAAGTATAATCCTAAGCTCAATGAAGAAGTTGCCGCTCTTCCGAACTTTACCAATATTCACCCCTTGCAGCCTGAACACACAATGAAGGGCTGTGTTGAAGTTATGGGCGATTTAGGTAAAAAGCTCGGTGAAATTACCGGTATGGATGCCTTCTCCCTCCAGCCCTCAGCAGGTGCTCACGGAGAATTCACAGCCCTTTTGGTAATCCGAGCTTATCACGAAAAACGCGGCGATCATGCCCGAAACAAGATTTTGGTTCCCGATTCTGCACACGGTACAAACCCCGCCAGTGCTGCAATGGTCGGATGCGAAATCGTAAACATTCCTTCAGATAAAGACGGAAACGTCGATATCGAAGAATTAAAAAAGACTGTCGGAAACGATACTGCAGCCCTCATGCTTACAAACCCGAATACCCTCGGTCTCTTTGAAACCCATATCAAAGAAATCGCCGAAATTGTTCACAAGGCAGGCGGCTTATTGTACTATGACGGTGCTAACCTTAACGCAATTATGGGAAGAGTAAGACCCGGAGACATGGGTTACGACATAGTTCACTTGAACTTGCATAAAACATTCTCAACTCCCCACGGCGGCGGCGGTCCGGGAAGCGGCCCTATAGGTTGCAAAAAGTTCCTTGAAGAATTCTTGCCCGTTCCTGTAGTTACAGGTTCTGACGGAAGCTACAAGTTAGACTATAACCGCCCGTATTCAATCGGAAGGGTTAGAAACTTCTATGGAAACTTCCTCGTATTCTTGCGTGCCTATGCCTATATCTTAACTCTCGGAAGCGAGGGTATAAGGGAAAGTTCAGGCTATGCCGTCTTAAATGCAAACTATCTAAAGAAAAAGCTTGAAAAAGAATATGAAGTTGCCTTTGACAGAACCTGTATGCACGAGTTCGTTCTCACCCTTGACAAGATCAAGGAAGAGACAGGTGTAAGTGCCCTTGACATAGCTAAGGGCTTAATCGACGACGGTATCCATCCGCCGACGATGTACTTCCCGCTCATCGTACATGAAGCCTTGATGTTTGAACCTACGGAAACTGAAAGCAAGTCAACCTTGGACTTTACAGCCGAAGTTATGATCAAACTCAAAAAAGAAGCTTATTCAAATCCCGAAAAGCTTCACGGCTATCCCTACACACGCCCCATCGGCCGCGTAGACGAAACAAAGGCAGCCCGAGAACCTGTTTTAAGGTACAAGGCTTGCTGCTGTGACTGTAAATAA